From one Leptospiraceae bacterium genomic stretch:
- a CDS encoding alpha/beta hydrolase: MAFTNKQSSFQSGTDKSNIFYQSWIKPNAKRVLILQHGFGEHSDRYGNIIEKLKDDDFNIYALDSRGHGRSEGKRGHVDQFQYYINDLTELIYIAREEQGINKVSLLGHSLGGVISLQYAVEGFNQDHLDGLILSSPGLKVKMDFDKEVKKFIGEIVASFLPDTTIDANLDLNYLSHDKSVIEAYKKDKLTHGKISFQMGSNLFNLSKALYDKANHIHVPILIIHGEDDGIIDVNGSRDLFRHLTVEKKFIKTYPKLYHELMNELPKDREIVLTDIVEFLHSVG, translated from the coding sequence ATGGCATTTACTAACAAACAGAGCAGTTTTCAATCAGGAACAGACAAATCCAATATTTTTTATCAATCATGGATAAAGCCCAATGCAAAAAGAGTTTTAATTCTCCAGCATGGGTTTGGGGAGCATAGTGATCGATATGGAAATATTATTGAAAAATTGAAAGACGATGATTTTAATATCTATGCTCTTGATTCGCGTGGTCATGGGAGATCAGAAGGGAAGCGTGGGCATGTGGATCAATTTCAATATTATATCAATGATTTGACAGAATTAATTTATATTGCTCGCGAAGAACAGGGGATAAACAAAGTTAGCCTCTTGGGACATTCTCTTGGTGGAGTGATTTCTTTACAGTATGCGGTGGAAGGGTTTAATCAAGATCATTTAGATGGACTTATTTTAAGCTCCCCCGGTCTTAAGGTTAAGATGGATTTTGATAAAGAAGTAAAGAAATTTATCGGAGAGATAGTTGCTTCTTTTCTTCCCGATACAACGATAGACGCTAACTTAGATTTGAATTATCTTTCTCATGATAAATCAGTCATTGAAGCTTACAAAAAAGATAAGCTTACTCACGGTAAAATCTCGTTTCAAATGGGCTCCAATCTATTTAATTTATCAAAAGCGTTATACGATAAAGCAAACCATATTCATGTTCCAATTCTTATTATTCACGGTGAAGACGATGGAATTATTGATGTAAATGGAAGTCGTGATTTATTTCGCCATCTCACAGTTGAGAAGAAATTTATAAAGACCTATCCAAAACTTTATCATGAATTAATGAATGAACTTCCTAAAGATCGTGAGATTGTCTTAACAGACATAGTAGAATTTTTGCATTCTGTGGGCTAG
- a CDS encoding SpoIIE family protein phosphatase — translation MSETQTTDSTSQGLYIIPEVTARRLNKIIRVYLDHSQNQSSESVIQELVDPMTLSRILKDSNFWISCLLERRILNKIEETLPLTETFFNMGKDFFLADSFEILPSDDVQIEFEELISRLPLLIDHYIRYIEIKTISYSKNKLKIEFQFHKKIKENAYDLIFLTGILQGAAILFQVSGCKTTLIETSLNEVDSRFFLHSDKTKFNSKKSIVEISWLECKIKVGKTNINKISPAFESKTFVISSLNEADKGQYSYIDLNDIFSKSKELYIENRDLEAAVEVLKSLRNELMIKQKSITKDLKIARNIQRGIIPQRIPDWKGLQFAVSFMPMQEVSGDYYDYFNFGSNRLGVLVSDVSGHGVPAAFITAISKLLFTNYKLDSPSEILGNANSELLDLVKQQGYLTCFYGIFDSEYEMTYSIAGHPRPILFKRKTKEIVTLVGEGTFLGMFDDAREHFKDYKIKLEPGDKLFVFTDGLIEGQNDVGEQFQQENLIKYILESADMDVKTSVDFIMKKFNHYCRGTDQGDDITLLGIGLSLNMEAFDKHQLEAERNFNSENYELAAEHLIKANRILPNDLSILLLLGKCYAKIRNYNEAIKYLEEYNSLKTYNADSHLILGYCFYKLENYGRAELELQKSISLRSGNLPALYNLAKTFTKENYPDKAIDAIEKILNLDPTYIPALKLKRFLNKKKG, via the coding sequence ATGTCAGAAACTCAAACAACAGATTCTACCTCGCAAGGCTTGTATATAATACCTGAAGTTACAGCTAGAAGGCTTAACAAGATTATACGTGTATACCTAGACCATAGCCAAAACCAATCCAGTGAATCTGTTATTCAAGAATTAGTAGATCCAATGACGCTATCAAGGATCCTTAAGGACAGTAACTTTTGGATTTCCTGTTTACTAGAAAGAAGAATTCTAAATAAAATAGAAGAGACACTTCCCTTAACAGAAACTTTTTTTAATATGGGTAAAGATTTCTTTTTAGCAGATAGCTTTGAAATACTTCCATCGGATGATGTTCAAATTGAATTTGAAGAATTAATTTCTAGACTTCCTCTGCTCATAGATCATTATATTCGTTATATCGAAATTAAAACAATTAGCTATTCTAAAAACAAACTTAAAATAGAATTTCAATTTCACAAGAAGATAAAAGAAAACGCATATGATTTAATTTTTCTTACTGGGATTTTACAGGGAGCAGCGATTCTATTTCAAGTATCCGGTTGTAAGACTACTCTAATAGAAACAAGTTTAAATGAAGTAGATTCCCGTTTTTTTCTTCACTCGGATAAAACCAAATTCAACTCTAAAAAATCAATTGTAGAAATCTCCTGGTTAGAATGTAAAATCAAAGTAGGAAAAACAAATATCAATAAAATTTCTCCTGCCTTTGAGTCCAAGACATTTGTAATTTCTTCTTTAAATGAAGCGGATAAGGGGCAGTATTCTTACATTGATCTAAATGATATATTTAGTAAATCAAAAGAATTATATATTGAGAATAGAGATTTAGAAGCAGCAGTCGAAGTCTTAAAAAGTTTAAGAAATGAACTGATGATTAAACAAAAGTCTATTACAAAAGACTTAAAGATCGCACGCAATATACAACGAGGCATTATCCCCCAGCGAATTCCTGATTGGAAAGGATTACAGTTTGCCGTTAGCTTCATGCCAATGCAAGAAGTCAGCGGGGATTATTATGATTATTTTAACTTTGGCTCTAATCGTCTAGGAGTCTTAGTAAGTGATGTATCCGGTCATGGTGTGCCGGCTGCATTTATAACGGCGATTTCAAAATTACTTTTTACAAATTACAAACTAGATAGTCCTTCCGAAATATTAGGAAATGCTAATAGTGAACTACTAGACCTTGTAAAACAACAGGGTTACTTAACTTGCTTCTATGGAATTTTTGATTCCGAATATGAAATGACTTACTCGATTGCCGGTCATCCAAGACCCATACTTTTTAAACGCAAAACAAAAGAAATTGTTACACTTGTAGGAGAAGGAACATTCCTTGGAATGTTTGATGATGCAAGAGAACACTTCAAAGATTATAAGATAAAGTTAGAACCAGGCGACAAACTATTTGTATTCACAGATGGACTCATTGAAGGTCAAAACGATGTAGGAGAGCAATTCCAACAAGAAAACTTAATCAAATATATATTAGAATCCGCTGATATGGATGTGAAGACGTCTGTTGATTTTATAATGAAGAAGTTCAATCATTACTGTCGTGGAACAGACCAGGGCGATGATATTACACTACTCGGAATTGGTCTCAGCTTAAACATGGAAGCTTTTGATAAACACCAATTAGAAGCAGAACGAAATTTTAATAGCGAAAACTATGAATTAGCCGCAGAGCATCTAATTAAGGCTAATCGCATTTTGCCCAATGACTTGAGTATACTACTACTTCTTGGCAAATGCTATGCAAAGATTCGTAATTATAACGAGGCAATTAAATACCTTGAAGAATACAATAGCCTAAAGACCTACAATGCAGACTCTCATCTGATTCTAGGATATTGTTTTTATAAATTAGAAAATTATGGTAGAGCAGAACTAGAATTACAAAAATCAATATCTCTTAGAAGTGGCAATCTACCTGCTTTGTATAATCTGGCAAAAACATTTACGAAAGAAAACTACCCCGACAAAGCGATAGACGCAATAGAAAAGATTCTAAACTTAGATCCCACTTACATTCCTGCATTGAAACTAAAAAGATTTCTAAATAAGAAAAAGGGCTAA